A genomic segment from Gossypium hirsutum isolate 1008001.06 chromosome D04, Gossypium_hirsutum_v2.1, whole genome shotgun sequence encodes:
- the LOC107899393 gene encoding probable protein kinase At2g41970 isoform X1: protein MFCCGGSDNEPKGPPANQYTAPSKGGDQNGGTGGTGRGEPNARNGVKPGGASQKVLPIEIPSVPLDELNKMTDNFGKKALIGEGSYGRVFYGTFNGQPAAIKKLDTGSSPEPDSEFGAQLSVVSRLKHENFVELLGYCMEENNKILIYEHATMGSLHDVLHGRKGVQGAEPGPVLSWNQRVRIAVGAAKGLEYLHEKVQPSIVHRDVRSSNVLLFDDFVTKIADFNLTNQSSDSSARLHSTRVLGTFGYHAPEYAMTGQITQKSDVYSFGVVLLELLTGRKPVDHTMPKGQQSLVTWATPRLSEDKVKQCVDPKLNNDYPPKAIAKQLAAVAALCVQYEADFRPNMTIVVKALQPLLNAKPEAKPAGTDPQP from the exons ATGTTCTGCTGCGGGGGTTCGGATAATGAACCTAAAGGCCCACCTGCAAACCAATATACTGCCCCATCTAAAGGAGGAGATCAAAATGGTGGTACTG GCGGTACTGGAAGAGGAGAGCCAAATGCTCGGAATGGAGTTAAACCTGGTGGGGCTTCCCAGAAAGTTCTGCCCATTGAAATCCCATCTGTTCCTTTAGACGAACTAAATAAGATGACAGATAACTTTGGTAAAAAGGCTTTGATTGGAGAAGGATCTTATGGTCGTGTTTTTTACGGAACATTTAATGGCCAGCCTGCTGCAATAAAGAAACTGGACACTGGGTCTTCACCTGAGCCAGATTCTGAGTTTGGAGCACAG TTATCCGTAGTTTCAAGGCTTAAACATGAAAACTTTGTGGAGTTGCTGGGGTATTGTATGgaggaaaataataaaatcttaatATATGAACACGCTACAATGGGTTCTTTGCATGATGTATTACATG GGAGGAAAGGAGTACAAGGAGCTGAACCAGGTCCGGTTCTGAGCTGGAACCAAAGAGTAAGGATTGCAGTAGGTGCAGCGAAAGGTCTAGAATATTTGCATGAGAAAGTTCAGCCTTCGATAGTTCACCGTGATGTTAGATCAAGCAACGTCCTTctgtttgatgattttgtgacTAAAATTGCGGATTTCAACTTGACCAATCAATCATCTGATTCCTCAGCTCGACTGCATTCCACTCGTGTCTTGGGTACATTTGGGTACCATGCCCCTGA GTATGCAATGACGGGACAGATCACGCAGAAGAGTGATGTATACAGTTTCGGAGTTGTTCTTCTTGAACTGTTGACGGGTAGAAAACCGGTGGATCATACAATGCCCAAAGGCCAACAGAGTCTTGTTACTTGG GCAACCCCAAGGTTGAGTGAAGACAAGGTTAAGCAATGTGTGGATCCCAAGCTCAACAATGATTACCCACCAAAGGCAATCGCCAAG CAGCTAGCAGCCGTTGCGGCACTTTGTGTCCAGTACGAGGCAGATTTTCGACCAAACATGACAATTGTTGTCAAAGCTCTTCAACCACTTCTTAATGCAAAACCAGAAGCAAAACCAGCAGGAACAGACCCTCAACCATAG
- the LOC107899393 gene encoding probable protein kinase At2g41970 isoform X2 encodes MFCCGGSDNEPKGPPANQYTAPSKGGDQNGGTGGTGRGEPNARNGVKPGGASQKVLPIEIPSVPLDELNKMTDNFGKKALIGEGSYGRVFYGTFNGQPAAIKKLDTGSSPEPDSEFGAQLSVVSRLKHENFVELLGYCMEENNKILIYEHATMGSLHDVLHGRKGVQGAEPGPVLSWNQRVRIAVGAAKGLEYLHEKVQPSIVHRDVRSSNVLLFDDFVTKIADFNLTNQSSDSSARLHSTRVLGTFGYHAPEYAMTGQITQKSDVYSFGVVLLELLTGRKPVDHTMPKGQQSLVTWATPRLSEDKVKQCVDPKLNNDYPPKAIAKLAAVAALCVQYEADFRPNMTIVVKALQPLLNAKPEAKPAGTDPQP; translated from the exons ATGTTCTGCTGCGGGGGTTCGGATAATGAACCTAAAGGCCCACCTGCAAACCAATATACTGCCCCATCTAAAGGAGGAGATCAAAATGGTGGTACTG GCGGTACTGGAAGAGGAGAGCCAAATGCTCGGAATGGAGTTAAACCTGGTGGGGCTTCCCAGAAAGTTCTGCCCATTGAAATCCCATCTGTTCCTTTAGACGAACTAAATAAGATGACAGATAACTTTGGTAAAAAGGCTTTGATTGGAGAAGGATCTTATGGTCGTGTTTTTTACGGAACATTTAATGGCCAGCCTGCTGCAATAAAGAAACTGGACACTGGGTCTTCACCTGAGCCAGATTCTGAGTTTGGAGCACAG TTATCCGTAGTTTCAAGGCTTAAACATGAAAACTTTGTGGAGTTGCTGGGGTATTGTATGgaggaaaataataaaatcttaatATATGAACACGCTACAATGGGTTCTTTGCATGATGTATTACATG GGAGGAAAGGAGTACAAGGAGCTGAACCAGGTCCGGTTCTGAGCTGGAACCAAAGAGTAAGGATTGCAGTAGGTGCAGCGAAAGGTCTAGAATATTTGCATGAGAAAGTTCAGCCTTCGATAGTTCACCGTGATGTTAGATCAAGCAACGTCCTTctgtttgatgattttgtgacTAAAATTGCGGATTTCAACTTGACCAATCAATCATCTGATTCCTCAGCTCGACTGCATTCCACTCGTGTCTTGGGTACATTTGGGTACCATGCCCCTGA GTATGCAATGACGGGACAGATCACGCAGAAGAGTGATGTATACAGTTTCGGAGTTGTTCTTCTTGAACTGTTGACGGGTAGAAAACCGGTGGATCATACAATGCCCAAAGGCCAACAGAGTCTTGTTACTTGG GCAACCCCAAGGTTGAGTGAAGACAAGGTTAAGCAATGTGTGGATCCCAAGCTCAACAATGATTACCCACCAAAGGCAATCGCCAAG CTAGCAGCCGTTGCGGCACTTTGTGTCCAGTACGAGGCAGATTTTCGACCAAACATGACAATTGTTGTCAAAGCTCTTCAACCACTTCTTAATGCAAAACCAGAAGCAAAACCAGCAGGAACAGACCCTCAACCATAG
- the LOC107899391 gene encoding probable glutathione S-transferase, whose translation MAEEVKLLKTWSSRFGLRVVWALKLKGIPYEAIDEDLSNKSALLLQYNPVHKKIPVLVHNGNPISESLVILEYIDETWKQNPILPQDPLHRARERFWAKFSDEKLLPSVWGAFTKEGKDREEAMAATMENLKFVEEELKGKKFFSGEKIGLVDLVFGWLANLISIFEEVSGFNIVGEGYPLLSAWMQEFSELPVIKDTWPPRDKMIIKYQALYDKYHPAK comes from the exons ATGGCAGAAGAAGTGAAGCTTTTGAAGACCTGGTCAAGCCGTTTTGGATTAAGGGTTGTTTGGGCGTTGAAGCTCAAAGGTATACCATATGAAGCAATAGATGAAGATCTGTCCAACAAGAGCGCTTTGCTTCTTCAGTATAACCCTGTCCACAAGAAAATCCCAGTTCTTGTTCACAATGGGAACCCCATCTCTGAATCCCTTGTGATTCTTGAATATATTGATGAGACATGGAAGCAAAATCCCATATTGCCCCAAGATCCTCTACACAGAGCCAGGGAACGGTTCTGGGCCAAATTTAGTGATGAAAAG CTACTACCATCAGTATGGGGTGCTTTCACCAAAGAAGGGAAAGACCGAGAGGAAGCTATGGCTGCAACGATGGAGAACCTGAAATTCGTAGAAGAAGAGCTGAAAGGAAAGAAATTCTTCAGTGGAGAGAAGATAGGCCTGGTAGATCTTGTTTTCGGTTGGCTTGCTAACTTGATCTCTATTTTTGAAGAGGTATCTGGCTTCAACATAGTTGGTGAGGGATATCCATTGTTATCGGCCTGGATGCAAGAATTTTCAGAACTCCCTGTGATTAAAGATACCTGGCCTCCTCGTGACAAGATGATCATCAAGTATCAAGCACTTTATGACAAATACCATCCTGCAAAATGA